The proteins below come from a single Aegilops tauschii subsp. strangulata cultivar AL8/78 chromosome 6, Aet v6.0, whole genome shotgun sequence genomic window:
- the LOC109761768 gene encoding cinnamoyl-CoA reductase 1 — protein sequence MPSIDKASDNGEMKKRQPEQELVCVTGAGGFIGSWVVKELLLRGYRVRGTARDPADCKNAHLLALEGAQERLTLCRADVLDYDGLRAAFCGCHGVFHVASPVSNDPDLVPVAIEGTRNVISAAADAGVRRVVFTSSYGAVHMDPNRSADTVLDETCWSDYDFCKNTGNLYCCAKMMAEITAMEEAAKRGLELAVVVPSMTMGPMLQQALNFSSSHVARYLTGTKPTYPNAVAAYTDVRDVARAHALVYENPDARGRYLCICAVLHRAHFLQLLGDLFPQYHITAKCEDDGKPMAKPYKFSNMRLRDLGLEFTPLRESLYETVTCLQKKGHLPLPVLPITQKRAYL from the exons ATGCCGTCCATTGACAAGGCCTCCGACAACGGCGAGATGAAGAAGCGGCAGCCGGAGCAGGAGCTGGTCTGCGTCACGGGCGCCGGAGGCTTCATCGGCTCCTGGGTCGTGAAGGAGCTCCTCCTCCGCGGCTACCGCGTCAGGGGAACCGCCAGGGACCCCG CTGACTGCAAGAACGCGCACCTGCTGGCCCTGGAGGGCGCCCAGGAGAGGCTCACCCTGTGCCGCGCCGACGTCCTCGACTACGACGGCCTCCGCGCCGCCTTCTGCGGCTGCCACGGCGTCTTCCACGTCGCCTCGCCAGTCTCCAACGACCCC GACCTCGTGCCGGTCGCCATAGAGGGCACAAGGAACGTGATCAGCGCGGCGGCGGACGCTGGTGTGCGTCGCGTGGTGTTCACGTCATCTTACGGCGCCGTGCACATGGACCCCAACCGCAGCGCCGACACCGTGCTCGACGAGACCTGCTGGAGCGACTACGACTTCTGCAAAAACACAGGG AACTTGTACTGTTGCGCAAAGATGATGGCGGAGATTACGGCgatggaggaggcggccaagagggggCTCGAGCTGGCCGTGGTGGTGCCGTCCATGACCATGGGCCCCATGCTGCAGCAGGCGCTCAACTTCAGCAGCAGCCACGTCGCGCGCTACCTCACAGGCACCAAGCCCACCTACCCCAACGCCGTCGCTGCCTACACCGACGTCCGCGATGTAGCCCGTGCGCATGCTCTCGTCTACGAGAACCCCGACGCTCGAGGCCGCTACCTTTGCATCTGCGCCGTGCTGCACCGAGCCCACTTCCTCCAGCTCCTCGGCGACCTCTTCCCGCAGTACCACATAACCGCCAA GTGTGAAGACGACGGCAAGCCCATGGCGAAGCCGTACAAGTTCTCTAACATGAGGCTCAGGGACCTGGGATTGGAGTTCACTCCTTTGAGGGAAAGTTTGTACGAGACGGTGACGTGCTTGCAGAAAAAGGGCCACTTGCCTCTGCCCGTTCTTCCTATAACACAAAAGCGTGCCTACTTGTAA